The following are from one region of the Odontesthes bonariensis isolate fOdoBon6 chromosome 12, fOdoBon6.hap1, whole genome shotgun sequence genome:
- the hao2 gene encoding 2-Hydroxyacid oxidase 2 produces the protein MSGCNRGRKPESPERAQAHAGTMCKLHTEGLQPGFEPGTLLLEGTQCAEMAMVCLTDFEEYAKEHLSKATWDYYAAGADECCTRDDNLLAYKRIRLRPRILRDVSVSDTRTTVQGTEISFPVGIAPTAFHCLAYYEGEVATARATEALNTCYISSTYSTCSVEEIVAAAPNGYRWFQLYVYRDRKLSEQLVQRVESLGYKALVLTVDVPYTGKRRNDIRNQFKLPPHLKVKNFEGLLQQENAVPEEYGVPANTLDPSISWKDVYWLQSITRLPIIIKGILTKEDAELALEHCVQGIIVSNHGGRQLDGGPASIDALAEIVDAVQGRIEVYVDGGIRTGSDVLKALALGAKCVFIGRPVVWGLAYKGEEGVKEVLQILNNEFRLSMALSGCRNIAEINRNLVQCSKL, from the exons tgggaggaagccggagtccCCGGAGAGAGCCCAAGCACATGCGGGAACTatgtgcaaactccacacagaggggctgcagccgggatttgaaccaggaacccttttgct AGAAGGAACTCAGTGTGCAGAGATGGCTATGGTGTGCCTCACAGACTTTGAAGAGTATGCTAAGGAGCATCTTTCAAAGGCCACCTGGGATTATTACGCAGCGGGAGCCGACGAATGTTGCACCAGGGACGACAATCTCCTGGCTTACAAAAG GATCCGTCTGCGGCCTCGCATCCTGAGGGACGTGTCAGTGAGCGACACGCGCACCACCGTGCAGGGGACAGAAATCAGCTTTCCTGTTGGCATTGCACCCACGGCGTTTCACTGCCTGGCCTATTATGAGGGGGAGGTGGCCACAGCCCGAG CCACCGAGGCCCTCAACACCTGCTACATCAGCAGCACATACTCCAcctgctctgtggaggagatTGTTGCAGCAGCTCCAAACGGCTACCGCTGGTTCCAGCTGTACGTGTACCGGGACAGGAAACTGTCGGAGCAGCTTGTGCAGCGAGTCGAGTCGCTCGGGTACAAGGCCCTGGTCCTCACCGTGGACGTGCCCTACACAGGAAAGCGCCGCAACGACATTCGCAACCAGTTCAAACTGCCGCCACACCTCAAAGTCAAGAACTTTGAGGGATTGTTGCAG CAGGAAAACGCAGTCCCAGAGGAGTACGGCGTACCGGCCAACACCTTGGACCCCTCCATCAGCTGGAAGGACGTCTACTGGCTGCAGTCCATCACCCGCCTCCCCATTATCATCAAGGGCATCCTGACCAAGGAGGATGCAGAGCTGGCCCTGGAGCACTGTGTCCAAGGCATCATTGTGTCCAACCATGGGGGGAGGCAGCTGGACGGAGGCCCGGCCTCG ATTGACGCTCTGGCAGAGATTGTGGACGCGGTGCAGGGCAGGATTGAGGTTTATGTGGACGGAGGAATCAGGACAGGAAGTGATGTGCTGAAAGCTTTGGCCTTGGGAGCCAAGTGTGTATTTATTGGCCGTCCAGTAGTGTGGGGTCTTGCATACAAG GGTGAGGAAGGAGTGAAGGAGGTGCTCCAAATCTTAAACAACGAGTTCCGTCTGTCCATGGCTTTATCTG GCTGCAGGAACATAGCTGAAATCAACAGGAACCTCGTTCAGTGCTCCAAACTCTGA